Genomic DNA from Triticum dicoccoides isolate Atlit2015 ecotype Zavitan chromosome 4B, WEW_v2.0, whole genome shotgun sequence:
TGCACCGACGGGAGAGTGAAGCATTCATGGTGATGCGCTGCTACCGGCCGTGAACTCGTTGCAGAGCGCGCGGGACGATGGTGACTACGACTACGAGCTGCTGTAAGTGCGAGAGTTATTTACTGAAAACCATCACGGTTGAGGCAAAGGTAACAACTTGATACCACATTTACGGCAAGGCACAAAAAATCATCATTTTGTGCCTAACGTAAAACAGAGAGCACTGATAATCGGATAACCTCGCGAAAACAGCCAAACTGACCTGTTGGGCCCGTCTGTAAGGTTGACGTGGGATGCCTATGTAGAAATTTTTGCTGACTTGGACGAGGGTCCCACGTGTCATCCACAcattgccttcttcctcctcatctcatCAACAGGCACGCAGAGGATGGGAGCGGCAAGGAAGGTGGagaggagctcgccggcggcggccaGGAGCGGTGCAAGCCACCACACTCCTGTAAGAGAAAAAGGAGGCCACCACGCTCTGGTGGTGGCGATGTGCTCGTCCGCATTGCCCGTCCTCTTGGCTGGAAAAGAAAAAAGGAGGGCAGGCGCATGGCGGCGGCGCTCCGATTGCTGAACGACGACGACAGATGGTGTTGGCGGTGTGGAGCTCTGCGACTGCGGCGGAAGACGGCAGCGGAGCTCGTGACTGGGAGCAACGAGGCGGGGTCGCGCAGCAGGGGGAGCGCACGATGCGGGCGTGGAGCAGGACGCACGGCCTGCTGCCGACGGTACTCCCGCTCGATGCTTCCCTGCCCCTCCCTTCGTTCCCTGTCGCGGCATCATTGATGGTGAACTGGGGATTTGTGGCGCCTTCGTGTTGCTGTCCGTGCCGCGTGGGGCCGCAGGCAGAGCTCCGGCGAGATCCCGCGCCGGCCATGTCCGCATCCACCTCCGATGGGCAGCCGCTTCTACAACGCGGCCCGCAGACGCGAGCTGGTCTCTCGGCGCGACGACCTGGCCAGGCGTTGCCGCTGTGCATGTCCTCTGTGGTGGCAGCACCAGTGATGTCCATGGTTCAACGCTCACAACATGTTCGGTTAAATGCCCATAGAGAAAAAGAGAAAGGGACCCTCGTCCAAGTCAGCAAAAATCTCAGGAGGTGGGCCCAACCGGCCAGTTTGGCTGTTTTCGCGAGGTTATCTGACTATCAGTGCTCTGCGTTATTCGTTAGGTAAAAAAAGGTGGTTTCTTGTACCCTACCTCAGATGTGGtatcaagttgttaccctagcccaaGTGTGAtagttttgggtaaataactctaCGTGCGAGCATGAGAAGTAGTGAGGATTCCTAAACTCGGCAGCGGTTTACTCAACGTTGCGGCTCAGTTATTCGACAGCAAAGAGAACTAAAAAAGAAAGAGACCAACACAAGGACTAACCCTCGTTGGCATTTTTTTATAGGAGAAACTCCACGAGCACCAGCACCGTGTGTTCAAGCCGGGACTTGAACTCGCATGGGCTGGCAGCAACCTCAGCTGCCCAGCCAACGGGTCGACACCCCGTCCTCCACATCAAGGAGAACTAGAGTATTGGTTTTCATGTCAAGAAGAACTAGTGTTGTTCTTCAGTGCTTGAGCTAGCTCGTTCTGACACTTTGTTGTCCCAACTCAAGCTCACACCCAAGAATTGGATGTACAAATCCGTGCCACCATTGACACCAGAAATATCTCAGAATGCGAGGAAAACACTGATTTTGTTGATAGGCAAAGACAAAGTCTGATGAACCATACATACTTACAGTTACAGATAACCGAAATCAAGAAAATAAACAAGAAACAGAAACTGTCACGACCTGGCAACCCTACGAGCCTAGACCCTGCGTGCCGCAGCGGCGGCGGCCGTACTCACGAACCTTGACAGCGCCCATGCCCTTGTATTTCTTTCCAATAGAATCCCCTTCCTTCCAGCCATAGCCAGCGAGGAGAGCAGCACcgaacccctccacaggcacctcgTCATACTCGTCCGTACCTTCGATTTCCGGGAGAACGGCCATGTCCTCCTTGAACCGCCGCAGCATCAGGTCCTCGCCGCTGGGGCCTGGAGGCGACGGCTGCTCCCTAGCAGCATCGTCCTGGGGATCAAGCTTCCTCTTCGAATCCGTATTGCGGACGGTGAGGCCGTAGGCTGCGCTGGAGGAGGGGCTGTCGGAGGCGCCGAGCACGAAGGCGGGGGCCTCGGCGAGCTTGCGCGTGTTGGGAAGGGGCGCGATGACGACGGGCGCGGCCGGCGCGGCAGCAGCTGGGGAGGGTTTGCGCAGTCGGGAAGGGGCGCAATGACGACGGGCGCGGCGGGCGCTGGGGTGAGGGTTTCCGAGGGATCGAACACGGTGACGAACCGCGGGGCGGGGCCGGGGGCCAcggcggcgacggagaaggcggcgGGAGGCGTGGCGGGCTTGACCTTGGGTTTCGAGGGGATGGAGAAGCAGAGCttcatcttcttctcctcctccatcgcgGCGGGCGGGCGTCAGCAATCTCCCGGTGCGATCGATCTGGAGTTTGGGGATGGGGCCTTGGGGGTCTGCTTGTCATCAATTAGTAGTCCACGACCAAACCGTCTTCGACACCTGATCGGATGGGCTTCCCTCAAGAAAAAGGAACCCTGATCGGATGGGCTTCCCTCGAGAAAAGAAAAAACCTCATCGAATGGACCAGTCCTATGTTTTATACGGGTTAGGATCCTCTACAGTACGATCCCACATAACAATGACTGTACTGCATCGTATAGTACTGCAGAGGATCGCAACCCATTTTATACTCCGATTGACCAAAGAAATTTTCTTCCCTAAATGTGCCGGCCTACGTTTTTTACTCGAGAAGAGATGAATTACAAACAAACAACTTACTCCAAAAGACAAATTACAATGAGTACATATACGGTCATTTCAAAAGGCAGACGGAGAGACATGTGTCTTGGAGAATTGCACATAAGATATTACAAATATTAAATTTACAACTCAACCTTGGGAGATCCGCATGCTCAACCTAATTATCGTCCATCATCAGTTGTCGTCGCCGCTGTGGCACAACTGGAGAAAGACACGATCAACCTCCACACCCAGATATGAAAGAGTTTCATTGCGGACCATGCTGTTTTGTGAGCCGATTAAATGACCCATCGGAGGCGACGGAACCAAGTCTTTATGGCACGTCGGACAGAGAGCAAGCTTCCTCTTCGGCTCTGTGTTGCTGACAGTGAGGCCATGGCCCAAGCTCGCCAAGGCCTCCATCNNNNNNNNNNNNNNNNNNNNNNNNNNNNNNNNNNNNNNNNNNNNNNNNNNNNNNNNNNNNNNNNNNNNNNNNNNNNNNNNNNNNNNNNNNNNNNNNNNNNNNNNNNNNNNNNNNNNNNNNNNNNNNNNNNNNNNNNNNNNNNNNNNNNNNNNNNNNNNNNNNNNNNNNNNNNNNNNNNNNNNNNNNNNNNNNNNNNNNNNNNNNNNNNNNNNNNNNNNNNNNNNNNNNNNNNNNNNNNNNNNNNNNNNNNNNNNNNNNNNNNNNNNNNNNNNNNNNNNNNNNNNNNNNNNNNNNNNNNNNNNNNNNNNNNNNNNNNNNNNNNNNNNNNNNNNNNNNNNNTTCGTGCTCGGCGCCTCCGATAATCCCAAAGACACGATCAACCTCCACACCTAGATCTGCAAGAGTTTCATTGCAGACCATGCTGCTTTGTGAGCCGATTAAATGACCCATCAGAGGCGACGGAACCAAGTCTTTATGGCACGTCGGACGGAGAACAAGCTTCCTCTTCGACTCTATGTTGCTAACAGTGAGGCCATAGCCTGAGCTGGAGGAGGGATTATCGGAGGCGTCGAGCACGAAGGCGGGGGCACCACCTGTGAAGGCCTTGGCGAGCTTGGGCATGTTGGGAAGGGGCGTGATGACGTCGAGCGCGACATCAGCTTGGGTGGGTTTGCGCGAGTCGTGAAGTGGCGGGCGCAACGACAGCTGGGGTGGGGGGTTTCCGAGGGATCGGACACAGTCGATGACCAAACCATCTTCCGAAACTAGATCGGCGGGCAATGCTTATTTTTACAATCCGATTGGCGAACATACATGGAGCTTTTGCACTCGAGCTCACATGTTGCGGCTTTCTGTGAAATAGTAAAATACATTCCAAAGATTTTGACTTTCTGTGCACATTGATGAATGTTTCAACCACGTGCAAAATTTTATGATGAAATGCCATCCATGAAAGTCTGAAAAAATTAATGCTCTGGAAAGACTATTgttgaaagcattttggagcattaATTCTGATTTTTTTGCCCCAGACCTTCATGACTGTCATTTCATCATAAATTTTTGCATGCAAATGAAACATCCTTCAATGTTTATTCAAAAGAAAAAAAGCAAAAGTTatttactacttcctccgtccggaaatacttgtcatcaaaatgaataaaagagggtgtatctagacgtattttaattttagatacatctctttctgtccattttgacgacaagtattttcggacggagggagtatttttttaaaattttactGTTTATCAGGAAGCATTTGAGCTCGGGATCTAGAGAGCACTTTCGTTGGCCAACTAACTTGCTCCCTATGTGTCGCTGACCTTGCCAACTCCTTTTTGGTCTTAACAATACAAGCCTCTCATAGTGCCTAGACCAGCGAACTGAAATGGGCCAGTCATTAGCAACCATAGCTTCCTGTTGGAAATTTCGgtcgttttatttttcttttcatttCTCGCCCTTTGTGGGCCAGTTTATGCCCTTTTTTCATTTTCTTCAAATCCACGAACTTTTCTTTCAAACTAATGAACTTTCTGAATTCAAAAACTTTTCCAAATCCACAATTTTTTACTTCAAATTCATTAACTTTTTTCAAACTCGTGAAGAATTTTCAAATTTgcaaactttttccaaattcgtgtACAAATTTTAAATTCATAATCTTTTCCAAATgctcattttttttcaaaaccgcAAACCTTTTTTCCAAATTTACAAACATTTTGTTAGAACCGTGATTGTTTGAAAGTTAATAGCTAACTGATCAACAACCAGTCGGTCAGCGGTTGACCAGCCAACCAAGGGAGCGAAGGGGGATGACTAAGAGAAAGCTTGCTTGTTGGGTCGGCCCACGCTTACGGGGCGCGTGAGCGCTCTTCCCTTACCCGGCGCAAAGGGCAC
This window encodes:
- the LOC119292784 gene encoding uncharacterized protein LOC119292784, whose product is MPKLAKAFTGGAPAFVLDASDNPSSSSGYGLTVSNIESKRKLVLRPTCHKDLVPSPLMGHLIGSQSSMVCNETLADLDPQGPIPKLQIDRTGRLLTPARRDGGGEEDEALLLHPLETQGQARHASRRLLRRRRGPRPRPAVRHRVRSLGNPHPSARRARRHCAPSRLRKPSPAAAAPAAPVVIAPLPNTRKLAEAPAFVLGASDSPSSSAAYGLTVRNTDSKRKLDPQDDAAREQPSPPGPSGEDLMLRRFKEDMAVLPEIEGTDEYDEVPVEGFGAALLAGYGWKEGDSIGKKYKGMGAVKVREYGRRRCGTQGLGS